In one Musa acuminata AAA Group cultivar baxijiao chromosome BXJ2-5, Cavendish_Baxijiao_AAA, whole genome shotgun sequence genomic region, the following are encoded:
- the LOC135613023 gene encoding uncharacterized protein LOC135613023 isoform X4 yields the protein MEGEKYDGRQESLFQNKHGAREEDMAQPNSLAEDSAEDFRLPIYHRPTENLDTDELEQASLDKQLTSSNVGFRLLQKMGWKGKGLGKNEQGIVEPIKAGIRDPKLGVGKQEEDDFFTSEGNVQRRKLDIELEETEENIKKREVIAEREQKIQSEVKEIKKAFYCNLCNKQYKLAMEFESHLSSYDHNHRKRFKEMKEMHGSSSRDDRQKREQLRQEKEMAKFAQMADAHKQRQQQQQQQQEGSEISSDAGAARTSAKVLNQDQRQALKFGFSKIGPSKASAGGISKKPKIGVKVSSIFGSDSDDEET from the exons ATGGAAGGTGAAAAGTATGATGGCAGGCAAGAGTCACTCTTTCAAAATAAACACGGAGCACGGGAAGAG GATATGGCACAGCCTAATTCCTTGGCCGAGGATTCAGCAGAAGATTTCCGTTTGCCAATATATCACAGACCCACAGAAAACCTTGATACTGATGAACTGGAGCAAGCATCTTTGGATAAACAACTGACATCATCTAATGTAGGGTTTAGGCTTCTGCAGAAAATGGGATGGAAAGGCAAGGGTCTTGGCAAAAATGAGCAAG GCATAGTTGAGCCCATAAAAGCTGGTATTAGGGATCCAAAACTGGGGGTGGGGAAGCAAGAAGAAGATGACTTTTTCACTTCTGAAGGAAATGTTCAGAGGAGGAAGCTTGACATTGAATTAGAAGAGACTGAGGAAAATATAAAGAAGCGTGAG GTGATAGCAGAGCGTGAGCAGAAAATCCAGTCTGAGgtgaaagaaataaaaaaggCCTTCTATTGTAATCTCTGCAACAAGCAATACAAATTGGCAATGGAATTCGAAAGTCATCTTAGCTCTTATGACCACAATCACAGAAAG AGAtttaaagaaatgaaagaaatgcatGGAAGCAGCAGCCGCGATGACAGACAGAAACGGGAACAACTACGTCAAGAGAAGGAAATGGCAAAGTTTGCACAAAT GGCAGATGCTCACAAGCAAcggcaacagcaacaacaacaacagcaagaaGGGTCTGAAATCTCTTCAGATGCTGGTGCGGCTAGGACTTCCGCAAAAGTTCTAAATCAGGATCAGCGGCAGGCTCTGAAATTCGGCTTCTCTAAAATTGGTCCCTCAAAG GCTTCAGCTGGTGGCATCAGCAAGAAGCCAAAGATTGGTGTGAAAGTATCCTCAATCTTTGGCAGTGATAGCGATGATGAGGAGACGTAA
- the LOC135613023 gene encoding uncharacterized protein LOC135613023 isoform X3: MEGEKYDGRQESLFQNKHGAREEDMAQPNSLAEDSAEDFRLPIYHRPTENLDTDELEQASLDKQLTSSNVGFRLLQKMGWKGKGLGKNEQGIVEPIKAGIRDPKLGVGKQEEDDFFTSEGNVQRRKLDIELEETEENIKKREVIAEREQKIQSEVKEIKKAFYCNLCNKQYKLAMEFESHLSSYDHNHRKRFKEMKEMHGSSSRDDRQKREQLRQEKEMAKFAQMADAHKQRQQQQQQQQEGSEISSDAGAARTSAKVLNQDQRQALKFGFSKIGPSKKASAGGISKKPKIGVKVSSIFGSDSDDEET, from the exons ATGGAAGGTGAAAAGTATGATGGCAGGCAAGAGTCACTCTTTCAAAATAAACACGGAGCACGGGAAGAG GATATGGCACAGCCTAATTCCTTGGCCGAGGATTCAGCAGAAGATTTCCGTTTGCCAATATATCACAGACCCACAGAAAACCTTGATACTGATGAACTGGAGCAAGCATCTTTGGATAAACAACTGACATCATCTAATGTAGGGTTTAGGCTTCTGCAGAAAATGGGATGGAAAGGCAAGGGTCTTGGCAAAAATGAGCAAG GCATAGTTGAGCCCATAAAAGCTGGTATTAGGGATCCAAAACTGGGGGTGGGGAAGCAAGAAGAAGATGACTTTTTCACTTCTGAAGGAAATGTTCAGAGGAGGAAGCTTGACATTGAATTAGAAGAGACTGAGGAAAATATAAAGAAGCGTGAG GTGATAGCAGAGCGTGAGCAGAAAATCCAGTCTGAGgtgaaagaaataaaaaaggCCTTCTATTGTAATCTCTGCAACAAGCAATACAAATTGGCAATGGAATTCGAAAGTCATCTTAGCTCTTATGACCACAATCACAGAAAG AGAtttaaagaaatgaaagaaatgcatGGAAGCAGCAGCCGCGATGACAGACAGAAACGGGAACAACTACGTCAAGAGAAGGAAATGGCAAAGTTTGCACAAAT GGCAGATGCTCACAAGCAAcggcaacagcaacaacaacaacagcaagaaGGGTCTGAAATCTCTTCAGATGCTGGTGCGGCTAGGACTTCCGCAAAAGTTCTAAATCAGGATCAGCGGCAGGCTCTGAAATTCGGCTTCTCTAAAATTGGTCCCTCAAAG AAGGCTTCAGCTGGTGGCATCAGCAAGAAGCCAAAGATTGGTGTGAAAGTATCCTCAATCTTTGGCAGTGATAGCGATGATGAGGAGACGTAA
- the LOC135613023 gene encoding uncharacterized protein LOC135613023 isoform X1, whose protein sequence is MEGEKYDGRQESLFQNKHGAREEDMAQPNSLAEDSAEDFRLPIYHRPTENLDTDELEQASLDKQLTSSNVGFRLLQKMGWKGKGLGKNEQGIVEPIKAGIRDPKLGVGKQEEDDFFTSEGNVQRRKLDIELEETEENIKKREKAAYNRMYVFLTGMIYHKGASTLEEREQKIQSEVKEIKKAFYCNLCNKQYKLAMEFESHLSSYDHNHRKRFKEMKEMHGSSSRDDRQKREQLRQEKEMAKFAQMADAHKQRQQQQQQQQEGSEISSDAGAARTSAKVLNQDQRQALKFGFSKIGPSKKASAGGISKKPKIGVKVSSIFGSDSDDEET, encoded by the exons ATGGAAGGTGAAAAGTATGATGGCAGGCAAGAGTCACTCTTTCAAAATAAACACGGAGCACGGGAAGAG GATATGGCACAGCCTAATTCCTTGGCCGAGGATTCAGCAGAAGATTTCCGTTTGCCAATATATCACAGACCCACAGAAAACCTTGATACTGATGAACTGGAGCAAGCATCTTTGGATAAACAACTGACATCATCTAATGTAGGGTTTAGGCTTCTGCAGAAAATGGGATGGAAAGGCAAGGGTCTTGGCAAAAATGAGCAAG GCATAGTTGAGCCCATAAAAGCTGGTATTAGGGATCCAAAACTGGGGGTGGGGAAGCAAGAAGAAGATGACTTTTTCACTTCTGAAGGAAATGTTCAGAGGAGGAAGCTTGACATTGAATTAGAAGAGACTGAGGAAAATATAAAGAAGCGTGAG AAGGCAGCATATAATCGCATGTATGTCTTTTTGACGGGAATGATATATCATAAGGGAGCATCAACTCTCGAGG AGCGTGAGCAGAAAATCCAGTCTGAGgtgaaagaaataaaaaaggCCTTCTATTGTAATCTCTGCAACAAGCAATACAAATTGGCAATGGAATTCGAAAGTCATCTTAGCTCTTATGACCACAATCACAGAAAG AGAtttaaagaaatgaaagaaatgcatGGAAGCAGCAGCCGCGATGACAGACAGAAACGGGAACAACTACGTCAAGAGAAGGAAATGGCAAAGTTTGCACAAAT GGCAGATGCTCACAAGCAAcggcaacagcaacaacaacaacagcaagaaGGGTCTGAAATCTCTTCAGATGCTGGTGCGGCTAGGACTTCCGCAAAAGTTCTAAATCAGGATCAGCGGCAGGCTCTGAAATTCGGCTTCTCTAAAATTGGTCCCTCAAAG AAGGCTTCAGCTGGTGGCATCAGCAAGAAGCCAAAGATTGGTGTGAAAGTATCCTCAATCTTTGGCAGTGATAGCGATGATGAGGAGACGTAA
- the LOC135613023 gene encoding uncharacterized protein LOC135613023 isoform X2 — protein sequence MEGEKYDGRQESLFQNKHGAREEDMAQPNSLAEDSAEDFRLPIYHRPTENLDTDELEQASLDKQLTSSNVGFRLLQKMGWKGKGLGKNEQGIVEPIKAGIRDPKLGVGKQEEDDFFTSEGNVQRRKLDIELEETEENIKKREGASTLEEREQKIQSEVKEIKKAFYCNLCNKQYKLAMEFESHLSSYDHNHRKRFKEMKEMHGSSSRDDRQKREQLRQEKEMAKFAQMADAHKQRQQQQQQQQEGSEISSDAGAARTSAKVLNQDQRQALKFGFSKIGPSKKASAGGISKKPKIGVKVSSIFGSDSDDEET from the exons ATGGAAGGTGAAAAGTATGATGGCAGGCAAGAGTCACTCTTTCAAAATAAACACGGAGCACGGGAAGAG GATATGGCACAGCCTAATTCCTTGGCCGAGGATTCAGCAGAAGATTTCCGTTTGCCAATATATCACAGACCCACAGAAAACCTTGATACTGATGAACTGGAGCAAGCATCTTTGGATAAACAACTGACATCATCTAATGTAGGGTTTAGGCTTCTGCAGAAAATGGGATGGAAAGGCAAGGGTCTTGGCAAAAATGAGCAAG GCATAGTTGAGCCCATAAAAGCTGGTATTAGGGATCCAAAACTGGGGGTGGGGAAGCAAGAAGAAGATGACTTTTTCACTTCTGAAGGAAATGTTCAGAGGAGGAAGCTTGACATTGAATTAGAAGAGACTGAGGAAAATATAAAGAAGCGTGAG GGAGCATCAACTCTCGAGG AGCGTGAGCAGAAAATCCAGTCTGAGgtgaaagaaataaaaaaggCCTTCTATTGTAATCTCTGCAACAAGCAATACAAATTGGCAATGGAATTCGAAAGTCATCTTAGCTCTTATGACCACAATCACAGAAAG AGAtttaaagaaatgaaagaaatgcatGGAAGCAGCAGCCGCGATGACAGACAGAAACGGGAACAACTACGTCAAGAGAAGGAAATGGCAAAGTTTGCACAAAT GGCAGATGCTCACAAGCAAcggcaacagcaacaacaacaacagcaagaaGGGTCTGAAATCTCTTCAGATGCTGGTGCGGCTAGGACTTCCGCAAAAGTTCTAAATCAGGATCAGCGGCAGGCTCTGAAATTCGGCTTCTCTAAAATTGGTCCCTCAAAG AAGGCTTCAGCTGGTGGCATCAGCAAGAAGCCAAAGATTGGTGTGAAAGTATCCTCAATCTTTGGCAGTGATAGCGATGATGAGGAGACGTAA
- the LOC135613024 gene encoding uncharacterized protein LOC135613024 codes for MSGDIGGRSKKLLLLIVAISLQSTAVLADDPSSSNDAAKAEANPSKSASNMSREVFFICLAIAGTVLVSVFLFKLWQKKKREEQHARLLRLFEEDDELELELGLRD; via the exons ATGAGCGGAGACATCGGTGGGCGATCGAAGAAGCTACTCCTCCTCATCGTCGCGATATCTCTTCAATCGACCGCAG TTCTGGCTGACGATCCATCAAGTTCAAATGATGCAGCCAAGGCAGAGGCTAACCCTTCTAAGTCTGCTAGCAACATGAGCCGTGAAGTATTTTTCATATGCTTGGCAATTGCAGGAACTGTGCTTGTGTCGGTTTTTCTTTTCAAGCTTTGGCAGAAAAAGAAGAGGGAAGAGCAACATGCTCGTCTCCTGAGACTGTTTGAAGAGGACGACGAGCTGGAGCTCGAACTTGGTCTTCGAGATTAG